A genomic window from Streptomyces sp. NBC_00234 includes:
- a CDS encoding phospholipase encodes MRRRFAVSLAAVALSLPLALLPAASASAAPADKPQVLSSWTQTSLSSYNAWNSARNNQGAWSAYGFDWSTDYCSTSPDNPFGFPFQTACARHDFGYRNYKAAGTFSANKSRIDSAFYSDLKRVCAAYSGATLTACNSTAWTYYHAVDIFGVAPAKADSGRTALAA; translated from the coding sequence ATGCGTCGCCGCTTCGCCGTATCCCTTGCCGCTGTCGCCCTGTCGCTCCCGCTCGCCCTGCTGCCTGCCGCCTCCGCTTCGGCCGCCCCCGCGGACAAGCCCCAGGTCCTGAGCTCCTGGACCCAGACGAGCCTCTCCAGCTACAACGCCTGGAACAGCGCCCGCAACAACCAGGGCGCCTGGTCCGCGTACGGTTTCGACTGGTCGACGGACTACTGCAGCACCTCCCCCGACAACCCGTTCGGCTTCCCCTTCCAGACGGCCTGCGCCCGCCACGACTTCGGCTACCGCAACTACAAGGCCGCCGGCACCTTCTCCGCCAACAAGTCCCGCATCGACTCCGCGTTCTACTCGGACCTCAAACGCGTGTGTGCCGCCTACTCCGGCGCGACGCTCACCGCGTGCAACAGCACGGCGTGGACCTACTACCACGCCGTGGACATCTTCGGCGTGGCACCGGCGAAGGCGGACTCCGGCAGAACGGCCCTGGCCGCCTGA
- a CDS encoding S1 family peptidase, whose translation MKHRRISRKRAVVAGSAVVALVAAGVTFQTANASEDVPQLTARTLTAGAAGKLATTLDRTLGGDTAGAYYDAEAKSLVVNVVDQAAAEQVRRAGGKARLVQNSAAELKSARQALTDRATIPGTSWAVDPVSNKVVVTADRTVKGAAWDKLAAVVEKLGGTAELNRSAGEFKPLIAGGDAIWGGGGRCSLGFNVVKGGEPYFLTAGHCTESITSWSDTQGGAEIGANEGSSFPDNDYGLVKYTSDVAHPSEVDLYNGSTQPITKAGEATVGMAVTRSGSTTQVHDGEVTALDATVNYGNGDIVNGLIQTTVCAEPGDSGGSLFSGDTAIGLTSGGSGDCSSGGETFFQPVPEALAAFGAEIG comes from the coding sequence TTGAAGCATCGACGCATATCCAGGAAGCGTGCGGTGGTGGCCGGATCGGCCGTCGTCGCCCTGGTTGCAGCGGGAGTCACCTTCCAGACTGCGAACGCCAGTGAAGATGTACCCCAGTTGACCGCACGGACGCTGACGGCCGGTGCGGCCGGAAAGCTCGCCACCACCCTGGACAGGACTCTGGGCGGCGACACGGCCGGCGCCTACTACGACGCCGAGGCGAAGAGCCTGGTCGTGAACGTCGTGGACCAGGCCGCCGCCGAGCAGGTGCGCCGGGCGGGCGGCAAGGCCAGACTCGTACAGAACTCGGCCGCGGAGCTGAAGTCGGCCCGGCAGGCCCTCACCGACCGCGCCACCATCCCCGGCACGTCCTGGGCCGTCGACCCGGTCAGCAACAAGGTGGTCGTCACCGCCGACCGCACGGTGAAGGGCGCGGCCTGGGACAAGCTCGCCGCCGTGGTCGAGAAGCTCGGCGGAACGGCCGAACTGAACCGGTCGGCAGGGGAGTTCAAGCCGCTCATCGCGGGCGGCGACGCGATCTGGGGCGGGGGCGGGCGCTGCTCGCTCGGCTTCAACGTGGTCAAGGGCGGCGAGCCGTACTTCCTGACCGCGGGACACTGCACCGAGTCGATCACCAGCTGGTCCGACACCCAGGGCGGCGCGGAGATCGGGGCGAACGAGGGCTCCAGCTTCCCGGACAACGACTACGGTCTGGTCAAGTACACCTCCGACGTGGCGCACCCCAGCGAGGTCGACCTCTACAACGGTTCCACGCAGCCGATCACCAAGGCGGGCGAGGCGACGGTCGGCATGGCCGTGACCCGGAGCGGTTCCACCACCCAGGTGCACGACGGTGAGGTCACCGCGCTGGACGCCACGGTCAACTACGGCAACGGCGACATCGTCAACGGGCTCATCCAGACGACGGTCTGCGCCGAGCCGGGCGACAGCGGCGGCTCGCTCTTCTCGGGCGACACCGCGATCGGTCTGACCTCGGGCGGCAGCGGCGACTGCTCCTCGGGCGGCGAGACGTTCTTCCAGCCGGTGCCGGAGGCGCTGGCGGCGTTCGGGGCCGAGATCGGCTGA
- a CDS encoding DUF4231 domain-containing protein: MTAIPGPLQSMVFRNADLPALFHHTDAIAIARQREAVNTTRGQLVLLVLGAVPAALPWHWDTGGSLRLSGLVAVLAYLGVLVTTFVASRRKAKSHWQLNRSAAEFIKSMCWRYAVHGSPFESATQHPEAVFANRLEEGLQELRKVGWTDPREQLADSGGLITESMRALRDKAFTVRKETYVRDRLIEQRGWYRRRQEISRTGTTVWSVTIAALTALALLFALLQTFGAARSLALPGVLSAAAAACLAWNEMRRHHPLISAHSLVEKDLESMQIAMETTLTERQWPVAVFETERIVSPQHTDWLARHQM; encoded by the coding sequence ATGACGGCGATTCCCGGACCGCTGCAGAGCATGGTCTTCAGGAACGCGGATCTTCCGGCGCTCTTCCACCACACGGACGCCATCGCCATCGCACGCCAGCGGGAGGCCGTGAACACCACCCGCGGCCAGCTGGTCCTGCTGGTCCTGGGCGCCGTACCGGCAGCGCTGCCCTGGCACTGGGACACCGGCGGCTCCCTCCGGCTCAGCGGCCTCGTAGCCGTACTCGCCTATCTCGGCGTTCTCGTGACGACGTTCGTGGCCTCGCGCCGCAAAGCGAAGTCGCACTGGCAGCTGAATCGCTCGGCGGCCGAGTTCATCAAATCGATGTGCTGGCGCTATGCCGTGCACGGCTCGCCTTTCGAATCCGCTACGCAGCACCCGGAAGCGGTGTTCGCCAACCGGCTCGAAGAAGGACTGCAGGAACTGCGAAAAGTCGGCTGGACCGACCCCAGGGAGCAGTTGGCGGATTCCGGCGGGCTCATTACGGAATCGATGCGCGCGTTACGGGACAAGGCGTTCACCGTACGCAAGGAGACCTATGTACGCGACCGGCTGATCGAACAGCGCGGCTGGTACCGCAGACGGCAGGAGATCTCCCGGACGGGCACCACGGTCTGGTCGGTCACCATCGCCGCGCTCACCGCGCTGGCCCTGCTCTTCGCCCTGCTCCAGACCTTCGGGGCCGCCCGTTCCCTCGCCCTGCCGGGGGTTCTCTCCGCCGCGGCAGCCGCCTGTCTGGCATGGAACGAGATGCGCCGGCACCATCCGCTGATCTCCGCCCACTCCCTCGTGGAGAAGGATCTGGAGTCGATGCAGATCGCGATGGAGACCACCCTCACCGAGCGGCAGTGGCCGGTCGCCGTCTTCGAGACCGAGCGGATCGTCTCTCCCCAGCACACCGACTGGCTTGCCAGGCACCAGATGTGA